A part of Setaria viridis chromosome 8, Setaria_viridis_v4.0, whole genome shotgun sequence genomic DNA contains:
- the LOC117833437 gene encoding probable serine/threonine-protein kinase PBL25 isoform X4, producing MIRKDNGGAGRRAASSTAWRNKNNNSFTARIIRCASSAARRRFDDDDDDRQLPSSPPPPGPPPAEEEEDDDDDYSRSKDRNNKVGVVSARAFSFRELAEAAGNFRQEHLIGEGGFGRVYKARIKEQQEQVVVAVKQLDRNGPQGNGEFVVEVLMLSMLHHPNLVSLLGYCAEGEQRLLVYEYMALGSLEDHLLLISNHPLLPWRTRMRIACGAGRGLEYLHERGVIFRDLKPSNILLDDHHNPRLSDFGLARLLPPSNSSSSSNSSSSTGSSRVMGTYGYCAPEYLRTGKLSAKSDVYSFGVLLLELITGRRALDPSRPDGEQSLVGWAAPMFGDPTRIHELVDPRLVMAMQGPPAPELKQAVGLAAMCLQEHHALRPVMTDVVFALDFLSTDRP from the exons ATGATTAG GAAGGacaacggcggcgcggggcggagaGCGGCGTCATCGACGGCGTGGAggaacaagaacaacaacagCTTCACGGCCCGGATCATCCgctgcgcctcctccgccgcccgccgccgctttgatgatgacgacgacgaccggcAGCTGCCGTCGTCGCCCCCTCCTCCAGGGCCACCAcctgcagaagaagaagaagatgatgatgatgattacagcAGAAGCAAGGATAGGAACAACAAGGTGGGCGTGGTGTCGGCGCGTGCGTTCTCGTTCCGTGagctggcggaggcggcgggcaacTTCCGGCAGGAGCACTTGATCGGCGAGGGCGGATTCGGCCGCGTCTACAAGGCCCGCATCAAGGAGCAGCAGGAAcaagtggtggtggcggtgaagCAGCTTGACCGGAACGGGCCTCAGGGCAACGGCGAGTTCGTGGTGGAGGTGCTGATGCTGAGCATGCTGCACCACCCCAACCTGGTGAGCCTGCTGGGGTACTGCGCCGAGGGGGAGCAGCGCCTGCTCGTCTACGAGTACATGGCCCTGGGGTCCCTCGAGGATCACCTGCTGCTCATCAGCAATCATCCCCTCCTACCATGGCGCACGCGGATGCGGATCGcgtgcggcgccggccgcggcctggAGTACCTGCACGAGCGGGGCGTCATCTTCCGCGACCTCAAGCCCtccaacatcctcctcgacgacCACCACAACCCCAGGCTCTCCGACTTCGGCCTCGCAAGGCTCCTGCCCCCCTCAAATAGCAGCTCATCATcaaatagcagcagcagcacgggcAGCAGCCGGGTTATGGGCACCTACGGGTACTGCGCCCCCGAGTACCTCCGCACCGGCAAGCTCAGCGCCAAGTCCGACgtctacagcttcggcgtcCTGCTCCTGGAGCTCATCACCGGCCGCCGGGCACTCGACCCCAGCCGCCCTGACGGCGAGCAGAGCCTCGTGGGGTGGGCGGCGCCCATGTTCGGCGACCCCACCAGGATCCACGAGCTGGTGGACCCGCGCCTGGTGATGGCCATGCAGGGGCCCCCGGCGCCGGAGCTGAAGCAGGCCGTCGGACTCGCGGCCATGTGCCTGCAGGAGCACCACGCCCTGCGCCCCGTCATGACCGACGTCGTCTTCGCGCTCGACTTCCTCTCCACCGATCGTCCTTAg
- the LOC117833437 gene encoding E3 SUMO-protein ligase SIZ2 isoform X1: MAPPDDPVLAACKQKLGHFRIKELKDVLHQLGLPKQGKKQELAERVMAAMLNQQDQVSETNGLPNANMVGREMAVKIVEDVFRKMPDPASTVAASRSHIESGHSVKPKKKPDNSAELNAKVRCPCGHSKPNDPMIKCVDPQCNVRQHVECVVIPENEKSAGNISPDLPSCFYCEMCRISRADPFWVTINSLLLPVLIGPCTIAADGSYTVQYTAKSFQLSRANREMLQKAEYDIQVWCILLNDKVPFRMHWPLHSDMQVNGIHVRVVNRQPSQKLGANGRDDGPLLTDYLREGPNKISLSRNDSRTFCLGIRIAKRRSLEQVLNLVPSEQDGEKFDDALARVRRCVGGGTEANNADSDSDIEVVADSVSVNLRCPMTASRIQIAGRFKPCAHMGCFDLEAFIEINQRSRKWQCPICLKNYSLENIIIDPYFNRITSLIKSCGDDTSEIDVKPDGSWRVKGRVELKDLTQWHLPDGTLCVATDTAAKPKMCIVKHEVKEEPSSEEVGCRLKLEIRKNINGQWEISKRGDSDSMLSSSNDHTRHMENKNCINLTCSTDDTDIGGEYNSEPARNDYPMTHVHDLDSSPSDKNAPPPSMEQDVIVLSDSDDDAVTVLSPSTVKCGSAHDTGNLFAPNPPETSGVCGEQLGGCPNETSFLALKEGFDDLGLSFWERPLSPRDDPTYQMFDMGTRVTDNPGEVDEPLYGGDLGVTAVAANPLEDGRDGALQACTSSERDGAISVANLGDRTQTWGDGHPENRTAGSISGAGDCLTNDRNAPQKRRNPGSGTTALDGAAVGSRNGDGVSGAASEEQRSVRLRLIISIDSESDD; this comes from the exons ATGGCGCCGCCGGATGATCCCGTGCTCGCCGCTTGCAAG CAAAAGCTGGGCCACTTCAGAATAAAAGAGTTGAAGGATGTCCTTCATCAGCTTGGACTTCCAAAGCAAGGAAAGAAGCAG GAACTAGCAGAAAGAGTTATGGCAGCAATGTTGAATCAGCAAGATCAAG TCTCCGAAACGAATGGTTTACCAAATGCAAACATGGTTGGAAGAGAAATGGCGGTGAAAATAGTGGAGGACGTTTTTAG GAAAATGCCAGACCCTGCAAGTACTGTTGCAGCCTCAAGAAGCCACATCGAGTCAGGACACAGTGTTAAACCTAAAAAGAAACCAGATAATTCTGCTGAGTTGAATGCCAAGGTCCGCTGCCCTTGTGGTCACTCCAAGCCCAATGATCCCATGATTAAG TGTGTTGATCCACAGTGCAACGTACGGCAACATGTCGAGTGTGTTGTCATACCCGAGAATGAGAAGTCCGCAGGAAATATTTCTCCTGACTTACCTTCCTGCTTCTATTGTGAAATGTGCCGAATTAGCAGGGCTGATCC TTTCTGGGTCACCATCAACAGTCTGTTACTCCCTGTATTAATAGGACCCTGTACCATAGCAGCAGACGG GTCATATACTGTACAGTATACCGCGAAAAGCTTTCAGCTATCGAGAGCTAATAGAGAAATGCTACAGAAAGCTGAATATGATATTCAG GTTTGGTGTATCCTTCTGAATGACAAAGTACCTTTTAGGATGCACTGGCCTTTACACTCTGATATGCAAGTTAATG GTATTCATGTTAGGGTGGTCAACAGGCAACCCTCACAGAAGTTAGGGGCCAATGGTAGAGATGATGGTCCACTA TTAACAGACTACCTGAGGGAGGGGCCTAACAAGATTTCTCTGTCGAGAAATGACTCTCGTACTTTCTGTTTGGGTATCAGAATTGCCAAGAGGAGATCTCTAGAACAG GTCCTAAATTTGGTGCCAAGTGAACAAGATGGTGAGAAGTTTGATGATGCCCTTGCTCGTGTGCGTCGCTGTGTTGGTGGTGGAACTGAGGCAAACAATGCAGACAGTGATAGTGATATTGAAGTTGTGGCTGATTCTGTCTCTGTGAATCTTCGATGCCCT ATGACTGCTTCAAGGATCCAGATTGCTGGTAGGTTCAAGCCCTGTGCTCATATGGGTTGTTTTGATTTAGAAGCTTTTATTGAAATAAATCAACGTTCTCGGAAG TGGCAATGCCCAATTTGCTTGAAGAATTACTCTCTAGAGAACATAATAATTGATCCTTACTTCAACCGCATCACTTCTTTG ATCAAAAGCTGTGGAGATGATACGTCTGAGATTGATGTCAAGCCTGATGGTTCCTGGAGAGTGAAGGGCAGAGTTGAACTGAAGGATCTTACACAGTGGCATCTACCAGATGGTACTCTCTGTGTGGCCACAGATACAGCAGCCAAACCCAAAATGTGTATTGTAAAACATGAGGTTAAAGAAGAACCATCGTCTGAAGAGGTGGGCTGTCGTCTTAAGTTGGAAATCAGAAAAAACATCAACGGCCAGTGGGAAATTAGCAAGAGAGGGGATAGTGATTCGATGCTGTCTTCTAGTAATGACCACACAAGACACATGGAAAATAAGAACTGCATCAATCTGACATGCAGTACTGATGACACAGACATTGGAGGTGAATATAATTCAGAACCAGCAAGAAATGATTATCCTATGACCCATGTCCATGATCTTGATTCTTCACCCTCAGACAAAAATGCTCCTCCACCATCAATGGAGCAGGATGTAATAGTTTTGAGTGACTCAGATGATGATGCTGTCACGGTGTTGTCTCCTAGTACTGTGAAGTGTGGCTCAGCGCATGACACTGGAAATCTGTTTGCACCCAACCCACCTGAAACTTCAGGAGTGTGTGGGGAACAGCTGGGTGGATGCCCAAATGAAACCTCGTTTCTTGCATTAAAAGAAGGTTTTGATGATCTGGGGCTGTCATTTTGGGAGCGTCCTCTCAGTCCCCGAGATGATCCTACTTACCAGATGTTTGATATGGGTACACGGGTGACAGATAATCCAGGTGAAGTTGATGAGCCACTCTATGGTGGCGATTTGGGAGTGACAGCGGTGGCAGCAAACCCGCTGGAAGATGGGCGTGATGGTGCATTGCAAGCTTGCACGTCTAGTGAAAGAGATGGTGCCATTAGTGTTGCTAACTTGGGTGACCGGACTCAAACATGGGGTGATGGCCATCCTGAGAACCGGACAGCTGGCAGTATCAGTGGCGCTGGCGATTGTTTAACTAATGACAGAAATGCGCCTCAGAAAAGAAGGAACCCTGGAAGTGGAACAACAGCTTTAGATG GTGCAGCCGTGGGGAGCAGGAATGGCGATGGGGTGAGTGGAGCAGCATCTGAGGAGCAACGTTCAGTTCGACTAAGATTGATAATAAGCATTGACTCGGAATCTGATGATTAG
- the LOC117833437 gene encoding E3 SUMO-protein ligase SIZ2 isoform X2 — translation MPDPASTVAASRSHIESGHSVKPKKKPDNSAELNAKVRCPCGHSKPNDPMIKCVDPQCNVRQHVECVVIPENEKSAGNISPDLPSCFYCEMCRISRADPFWVTINSLLLPVLIGPCTIAADGSYTVQYTAKSFQLSRANREMLQKAEYDIQVWCILLNDKVPFRMHWPLHSDMQVNGIHVRVVNRQPSQKLGANGRDDGPLLTDYLREGPNKISLSRNDSRTFCLGIRIAKRRSLEQVLNLVPSEQDGEKFDDALARVRRCVGGGTEANNADSDSDIEVVADSVSVNLRCPMTASRIQIAGRFKPCAHMGCFDLEAFIEINQRSRKWQCPICLKNYSLENIIIDPYFNRITSLIKSCGDDTSEIDVKPDGSWRVKGRVELKDLTQWHLPDGTLCVATDTAAKPKMCIVKHEVKEEPSSEEVGCRLKLEIRKNINGQWEISKRGDSDSMLSSSNDHTRHMENKNCINLTCSTDDTDIGGEYNSEPARNDYPMTHVHDLDSSPSDKNAPPPSMEQDVIVLSDSDDDAVTVLSPSTVKCGSAHDTGNLFAPNPPETSGVCGEQLGGCPNETSFLALKEGFDDLGLSFWERPLSPRDDPTYQMFDMGTRVTDNPGEVDEPLYGGDLGVTAVAANPLEDGRDGALQACTSSERDGAISVANLGDRTQTWGDGHPENRTAGSISGAGDCLTNDRNAPQKRRNPGSGTTALDGAAVGSRNGDGVSGAASEEQRSVRLRLIISIDSESDD, via the exons ATGCCAGACCCTGCAAGTACTGTTGCAGCCTCAAGAAGCCACATCGAGTCAGGACACAGTGTTAAACCTAAAAAGAAACCAGATAATTCTGCTGAGTTGAATGCCAAGGTCCGCTGCCCTTGTGGTCACTCCAAGCCCAATGATCCCATGATTAAG TGTGTTGATCCACAGTGCAACGTACGGCAACATGTCGAGTGTGTTGTCATACCCGAGAATGAGAAGTCCGCAGGAAATATTTCTCCTGACTTACCTTCCTGCTTCTATTGTGAAATGTGCCGAATTAGCAGGGCTGATCC TTTCTGGGTCACCATCAACAGTCTGTTACTCCCTGTATTAATAGGACCCTGTACCATAGCAGCAGACGG GTCATATACTGTACAGTATACCGCGAAAAGCTTTCAGCTATCGAGAGCTAATAGAGAAATGCTACAGAAAGCTGAATATGATATTCAG GTTTGGTGTATCCTTCTGAATGACAAAGTACCTTTTAGGATGCACTGGCCTTTACACTCTGATATGCAAGTTAATG GTATTCATGTTAGGGTGGTCAACAGGCAACCCTCACAGAAGTTAGGGGCCAATGGTAGAGATGATGGTCCACTA TTAACAGACTACCTGAGGGAGGGGCCTAACAAGATTTCTCTGTCGAGAAATGACTCTCGTACTTTCTGTTTGGGTATCAGAATTGCCAAGAGGAGATCTCTAGAACAG GTCCTAAATTTGGTGCCAAGTGAACAAGATGGTGAGAAGTTTGATGATGCCCTTGCTCGTGTGCGTCGCTGTGTTGGTGGTGGAACTGAGGCAAACAATGCAGACAGTGATAGTGATATTGAAGTTGTGGCTGATTCTGTCTCTGTGAATCTTCGATGCCCT ATGACTGCTTCAAGGATCCAGATTGCTGGTAGGTTCAAGCCCTGTGCTCATATGGGTTGTTTTGATTTAGAAGCTTTTATTGAAATAAATCAACGTTCTCGGAAG TGGCAATGCCCAATTTGCTTGAAGAATTACTCTCTAGAGAACATAATAATTGATCCTTACTTCAACCGCATCACTTCTTTG ATCAAAAGCTGTGGAGATGATACGTCTGAGATTGATGTCAAGCCTGATGGTTCCTGGAGAGTGAAGGGCAGAGTTGAACTGAAGGATCTTACACAGTGGCATCTACCAGATGGTACTCTCTGTGTGGCCACAGATACAGCAGCCAAACCCAAAATGTGTATTGTAAAACATGAGGTTAAAGAAGAACCATCGTCTGAAGAGGTGGGCTGTCGTCTTAAGTTGGAAATCAGAAAAAACATCAACGGCCAGTGGGAAATTAGCAAGAGAGGGGATAGTGATTCGATGCTGTCTTCTAGTAATGACCACACAAGACACATGGAAAATAAGAACTGCATCAATCTGACATGCAGTACTGATGACACAGACATTGGAGGTGAATATAATTCAGAACCAGCAAGAAATGATTATCCTATGACCCATGTCCATGATCTTGATTCTTCACCCTCAGACAAAAATGCTCCTCCACCATCAATGGAGCAGGATGTAATAGTTTTGAGTGACTCAGATGATGATGCTGTCACGGTGTTGTCTCCTAGTACTGTGAAGTGTGGCTCAGCGCATGACACTGGAAATCTGTTTGCACCCAACCCACCTGAAACTTCAGGAGTGTGTGGGGAACAGCTGGGTGGATGCCCAAATGAAACCTCGTTTCTTGCATTAAAAGAAGGTTTTGATGATCTGGGGCTGTCATTTTGGGAGCGTCCTCTCAGTCCCCGAGATGATCCTACTTACCAGATGTTTGATATGGGTACACGGGTGACAGATAATCCAGGTGAAGTTGATGAGCCACTCTATGGTGGCGATTTGGGAGTGACAGCGGTGGCAGCAAACCCGCTGGAAGATGGGCGTGATGGTGCATTGCAAGCTTGCACGTCTAGTGAAAGAGATGGTGCCATTAGTGTTGCTAACTTGGGTGACCGGACTCAAACATGGGGTGATGGCCATCCTGAGAACCGGACAGCTGGCAGTATCAGTGGCGCTGGCGATTGTTTAACTAATGACAGAAATGCGCCTCAGAAAAGAAGGAACCCTGGAAGTGGAACAACAGCTTTAGATG GTGCAGCCGTGGGGAGCAGGAATGGCGATGGGGTGAGTGGAGCAGCATCTGAGGAGCAACGTTCAGTTCGACTAAGATTGATAATAAGCATTGACTCGGAATCTGATGATTAG
- the LOC117833437 gene encoding E3 SUMO-protein ligase SIZ2 isoform X3: MAFMYSIHVRVVNRQPSQKLGANGRDDGPLLTDYLREGPNKISLSRNDSRTFCLGIRIAKRRSLEQVLNLVPSEQDGEKFDDALARVRRCVGGGTEANNADSDSDIEVVADSVSVNLRCPMTASRIQIAGRFKPCAHMGCFDLEAFIEINQRSRKWQCPICLKNYSLENIIIDPYFNRITSLIKSCGDDTSEIDVKPDGSWRVKGRVELKDLTQWHLPDGTLCVATDTAAKPKMCIVKHEVKEEPSSEEVGCRLKLEIRKNINGQWEISKRGDSDSMLSSSNDHTRHMENKNCINLTCSTDDTDIGGEYNSEPARNDYPMTHVHDLDSSPSDKNAPPPSMEQDVIVLSDSDDDAVTVLSPSTVKCGSAHDTGNLFAPNPPETSGVCGEQLGGCPNETSFLALKEGFDDLGLSFWERPLSPRDDPTYQMFDMGTRVTDNPGEVDEPLYGGDLGVTAVAANPLEDGRDGALQACTSSERDGAISVANLGDRTQTWGDGHPENRTAGSISGAGDCLTNDRNAPQKRRNPGSGTTALDGAAVGSRNGDGVSGAASEEQRSVRLRLIISIDSESDD, from the exons ATGGCTTTTATGTATA GTATTCATGTTAGGGTGGTCAACAGGCAACCCTCACAGAAGTTAGGGGCCAATGGTAGAGATGATGGTCCACTA TTAACAGACTACCTGAGGGAGGGGCCTAACAAGATTTCTCTGTCGAGAAATGACTCTCGTACTTTCTGTTTGGGTATCAGAATTGCCAAGAGGAGATCTCTAGAACAG GTCCTAAATTTGGTGCCAAGTGAACAAGATGGTGAGAAGTTTGATGATGCCCTTGCTCGTGTGCGTCGCTGTGTTGGTGGTGGAACTGAGGCAAACAATGCAGACAGTGATAGTGATATTGAAGTTGTGGCTGATTCTGTCTCTGTGAATCTTCGATGCCCT ATGACTGCTTCAAGGATCCAGATTGCTGGTAGGTTCAAGCCCTGTGCTCATATGGGTTGTTTTGATTTAGAAGCTTTTATTGAAATAAATCAACGTTCTCGGAAG TGGCAATGCCCAATTTGCTTGAAGAATTACTCTCTAGAGAACATAATAATTGATCCTTACTTCAACCGCATCACTTCTTTG ATCAAAAGCTGTGGAGATGATACGTCTGAGATTGATGTCAAGCCTGATGGTTCCTGGAGAGTGAAGGGCAGAGTTGAACTGAAGGATCTTACACAGTGGCATCTACCAGATGGTACTCTCTGTGTGGCCACAGATACAGCAGCCAAACCCAAAATGTGTATTGTAAAACATGAGGTTAAAGAAGAACCATCGTCTGAAGAGGTGGGCTGTCGTCTTAAGTTGGAAATCAGAAAAAACATCAACGGCCAGTGGGAAATTAGCAAGAGAGGGGATAGTGATTCGATGCTGTCTTCTAGTAATGACCACACAAGACACATGGAAAATAAGAACTGCATCAATCTGACATGCAGTACTGATGACACAGACATTGGAGGTGAATATAATTCAGAACCAGCAAGAAATGATTATCCTATGACCCATGTCCATGATCTTGATTCTTCACCCTCAGACAAAAATGCTCCTCCACCATCAATGGAGCAGGATGTAATAGTTTTGAGTGACTCAGATGATGATGCTGTCACGGTGTTGTCTCCTAGTACTGTGAAGTGTGGCTCAGCGCATGACACTGGAAATCTGTTTGCACCCAACCCACCTGAAACTTCAGGAGTGTGTGGGGAACAGCTGGGTGGATGCCCAAATGAAACCTCGTTTCTTGCATTAAAAGAAGGTTTTGATGATCTGGGGCTGTCATTTTGGGAGCGTCCTCTCAGTCCCCGAGATGATCCTACTTACCAGATGTTTGATATGGGTACACGGGTGACAGATAATCCAGGTGAAGTTGATGAGCCACTCTATGGTGGCGATTTGGGAGTGACAGCGGTGGCAGCAAACCCGCTGGAAGATGGGCGTGATGGTGCATTGCAAGCTTGCACGTCTAGTGAAAGAGATGGTGCCATTAGTGTTGCTAACTTGGGTGACCGGACTCAAACATGGGGTGATGGCCATCCTGAGAACCGGACAGCTGGCAGTATCAGTGGCGCTGGCGATTGTTTAACTAATGACAGAAATGCGCCTCAGAAAAGAAGGAACCCTGGAAGTGGAACAACAGCTTTAGATG GTGCAGCCGTGGGGAGCAGGAATGGCGATGGGGTGAGTGGAGCAGCATCTGAGGAGCAACGTTCAGTTCGACTAAGATTGATAATAAGCATTGACTCGGAATCTGATGATTAG
- the LOC117833437 gene encoding E3 SUMO-protein ligase SIZ2 isoform X5, with product MAPPDDPVLAACKQKLGHFRIKELKDVLHQLGLPKQGKKQELAERVMAAMLNQQDQVSETNGLPNANMVGREMAVKIVEDVFRKMPDPASTVAASRSHIESGHSVKPKKKPDNSAELNAKVRCPCGHSKPNDPMIKCVDPQCNVRQHVECVVIPENEKSAGNISPDLPSCFYCEMCRISRADPFWVTINSLLLPVLIGPCTIAADGSYTVQYTAKSFQLSRANREMLQKAEYDIQVWCILLNDKVPFRMHWPLHSDMQVNGIHVRVVNRQPSQKLGANGRDDGPLLTDYLREGPNKISLSRNDSRTFCLGIRIAKRRSLEQRAGPKFGAK from the exons ATGGCGCCGCCGGATGATCCCGTGCTCGCCGCTTGCAAG CAAAAGCTGGGCCACTTCAGAATAAAAGAGTTGAAGGATGTCCTTCATCAGCTTGGACTTCCAAAGCAAGGAAAGAAGCAG GAACTAGCAGAAAGAGTTATGGCAGCAATGTTGAATCAGCAAGATCAAG TCTCCGAAACGAATGGTTTACCAAATGCAAACATGGTTGGAAGAGAAATGGCGGTGAAAATAGTGGAGGACGTTTTTAG GAAAATGCCAGACCCTGCAAGTACTGTTGCAGCCTCAAGAAGCCACATCGAGTCAGGACACAGTGTTAAACCTAAAAAGAAACCAGATAATTCTGCTGAGTTGAATGCCAAGGTCCGCTGCCCTTGTGGTCACTCCAAGCCCAATGATCCCATGATTAAG TGTGTTGATCCACAGTGCAACGTACGGCAACATGTCGAGTGTGTTGTCATACCCGAGAATGAGAAGTCCGCAGGAAATATTTCTCCTGACTTACCTTCCTGCTTCTATTGTGAAATGTGCCGAATTAGCAGGGCTGATCC TTTCTGGGTCACCATCAACAGTCTGTTACTCCCTGTATTAATAGGACCCTGTACCATAGCAGCAGACGG GTCATATACTGTACAGTATACCGCGAAAAGCTTTCAGCTATCGAGAGCTAATAGAGAAATGCTACAGAAAGCTGAATATGATATTCAG GTTTGGTGTATCCTTCTGAATGACAAAGTACCTTTTAGGATGCACTGGCCTTTACACTCTGATATGCAAGTTAATG GTATTCATGTTAGGGTGGTCAACAGGCAACCCTCACAGAAGTTAGGGGCCAATGGTAGAGATGATGGTCCACTA TTAACAGACTACCTGAGGGAGGGGCCTAACAAGATTTCTCTGTCGAGAAATGACTCTCGTACTTTCTGTTTGGGTATCAGAATTGCCAAGAGGAGATCTCTAGAACAG CGGGCAGGTCCTAAATTTGGTGCCAAGTGA